The Sphingobium sp. JS3065 genome includes a region encoding these proteins:
- a CDS encoding murein L,D-transpeptidase catalytic domain family protein — protein MDRRSFTKLALSGLAFSFLADSAGRAASLGETLPRPVPAGPLAVRPYAKLLERAKAALDQHGHMFTLRDRVGLADFNAPSRELRFHVVDLIGGQASSYLVAHGRGSDPGHSGWLQTFSNEPNSLASSSGAFKTGEIYEGQHGRAMRLMGLDPQNNNAEMRAIVVHGADYVSEDHIATWGKIGRSEGCFALARHMLPQFIGLMGPGRLLFADKIVGGVP, from the coding sequence ATGGATCGTCGCAGTTTTACGAAGCTCGCTTTGAGCGGGCTGGCCTTTTCATTCCTTGCCGACAGCGCCGGACGGGCGGCGTCCCTCGGTGAAACGCTGCCGCGTCCGGTTCCCGCCGGGCCGCTCGCTGTCCGACCCTATGCGAAATTGCTGGAGCGCGCCAAGGCGGCGCTCGATCAGCATGGCCATATGTTCACGTTGCGCGACCGGGTGGGCTTGGCCGACTTCAATGCACCCTCGCGGGAATTGCGTTTCCATGTGGTCGACCTGATCGGCGGACAGGCCAGTTCCTATCTGGTCGCCCATGGCCGCGGCTCCGACCCCGGACATTCGGGTTGGCTCCAGACCTTTTCCAACGAACCCAATTCGCTGGCGAGTAGTTCGGGCGCGTTCAAGACGGGCGAAATCTACGAAGGCCAACATGGCCGGGCGATGCGCCTGATGGGGCTGGACCCGCAAAACAACAATGCGGAAATGCGCGCCATCGTCGTGCATGGCGCCGATTATGTCAGCGAAGATCATATCGCGACCTGGGGCAAGATCGGCCGCAGCGAAGGGTGCTTCGCGCTGGCCCGTCATATGTTGCCGCAATTCATCGGGCTGATGGGGCCGGGCCGGCTGCTCTTTGCCGACAAGATCGTCGGCGGGGTGCCGTAA